Genomic segment of Limnohabitans sp. INBF002:
TTGTCCATTCTCGAAGGCCACATGCGTCAAAAATTCAAGATTGCAGGCTGGGTCGCCATCGGCGCCCTGACCGGCGCACTGACCACCGTCTCGCTGCAAACCGCTGCACGCGCCAACATGGCGCCCCTGCCGCTGGAAGAGCTGCAGCAACTCGCTGCTGTGTTCAGCATGGTCAAGAGCGACTACGTCGAGCCCGTGGACGAGAAGAAACTCATCAGCGACGCCATCACCGGCATGGTCGCCAGCCTCGACCCGCATTCGCAGTATTACGACAAGAAGTCTTTCAAAGAATTCCGCGAAGGCACCACCGGCCGCTTTGTAGGTGTGGGCATTGAGATCACGCAAGAAGAAGGTCTGATCAAAATTGTGTCGCCTATCGAGGGCTCACCCGCTTTTCGGGGTGGCATCAAGTCGGGTGACATGATCACCAAGATTGACGACACCGCTGTCAAAGGCCTGTCGCTCAATGACGCCGTCAAACGCATGCGCGGCGAGCCAGGCACCAAGGTCATGTTGACCATCTACCGCAAAGATGAAAACCGCACCTTCCCCGTGAACATCATTCGCGAGGAAATCAAGACCCAAAGCGTCAAAGGCAAAGTGATGGAACCCGGCTACGGCTGGATTCGCCTGAGTCAGTTCCAAGACCGCTCGGTGGACGACTTCACCAAGAAGCTCGAAGAAATCTACAAACAAGAACCCAAACTCAAAGGCGTGGTGCTAGACCTGCGCAACGACCCCGGTGGTTTGTTAGACGCTGCCGTGGCGGTGTCTGCCGTGTTCTTGCCTGAGAACATCAACGTGGTGTCTACCAACGGCCAATTGGCTGAGAGTAAATTTATTTACAAGGCCTCTCCCGAGTTTTACCGCCGCAACGGTGGCAGCGACCCTGTGGCCCGCTTGCACCAAGCCACAAAAGGCATTTACCGCACCGTGCCTTTGGTGGTGTTGGTGAACGAAGGCTCGGCCTCGGCCAGCGAGATCGTGGCCGGTGCTTTGCAAGACCACAAGCGCGCCACCATCATGGGCAGCCAGACCTTTGGCAAAGGCTCGGTGCAAACCGTGCGCCAGCTGGGTCCAGACACCGCTTTGAAAATCACCACGGCGCGTTACTACACGCCCAATGGCCGCAGCATCCAAGCCAAAGGCATCGTGCCGGACGTGTTGCTGGACGACACCGCAGAGGGCAGCCCCTTTGCCATCCTGCGCATGCGTGAGGCTGATTTGGACAAGCACTTGGAAAGCGGTCAAGGCAATGTCGCCAAAGACAAAGCGCAAGACAAAGAACGTGAAAAGGCCCGCGAAGAAGCCATGAAGCGTTTGGAAGAAGAATCCAAAAAACCAAACAACGAGCGT
This window contains:
- a CDS encoding S41 family peptidase — translated: MRQKFKIAGWVAIGALTGALTTVSLQTAARANMAPLPLEELQQLAAVFSMVKSDYVEPVDEKKLISDAITGMVASLDPHSQYYDKKSFKEFREGTTGRFVGVGIEITQEEGLIKIVSPIEGSPAFRGGIKSGDMITKIDDTAVKGLSLNDAVKRMRGEPGTKVMLTIYRKDENRTFPVNIIREEIKTQSVKGKVMEPGYGWIRLSQFQDRSVDDFTKKLEEIYKQEPKLKGVVLDLRNDPGGLLDAAVAVSAVFLPENINVVSTNGQLAESKFIYKASPEFYRRNGGSDPVARLHQATKGIYRTVPLVVLVNEGSASASEIVAGALQDHKRATIMGSQTFGKGSVQTVRQLGPDTALKITTARYYTPNGRSIQAKGIVPDVLLDDTAEGSPFAILRMREADLDKHLESGQGNVAKDKAQDKEREKAREEAMKRLEEESKKPNNERRPPEFGSDKDFQLEQAIKRLKGQPVLASKTQTERPAEKKEK